A DNA window from Luteolibacter luteus contains the following coding sequences:
- the hmpA gene encoding NO-inducible flavohemoprotein gives METNDKPGLTQRTIDVVKSTAPVLQQNGELLTRHFYQRMFRENPEVAPLFNRSNQESGNQQRALAGAICAFAANVDQLEVLGAAVETIAQKHAALRILPEHYPIVGANLLASIREVLGAAATDEIIDAWAEAYGFLANILIGREGHIYQIQARTEHGWNGFKSFRVARKVPESEVICSFYLVPADGGKVPSYKPGQYLTVRVADGEGSTTMRNYSLSSAPSPDHFRISVKAEPKGAVSGLLHGLKEGDVVEVGPPCGEFFLDLTEHHERPLVLLSAGVGITPVLAMLESVLAEQPQRQVIFIHGALNGRTHAFRQKLQELATGHPQLKLHVRYSEPEEKDRERRWHDSEGFIDAELIESLIPRRDCDYFFCGPKPFMSGIYRQLLAWGIPGSQVHFEFFGPKQELEAVAS, from the coding sequence ATGGAAACGAACGACAAGCCGGGTTTGACGCAACGGACGATCGATGTGGTGAAGAGCACCGCGCCGGTCCTGCAGCAGAATGGGGAACTGCTCACGCGCCATTTCTACCAGCGGATGTTCCGCGAGAATCCGGAGGTGGCCCCGCTTTTCAACCGCTCCAATCAGGAGAGTGGCAACCAGCAGCGCGCGCTGGCCGGGGCGATCTGCGCCTTCGCCGCGAATGTCGACCAGCTGGAGGTTCTCGGTGCTGCGGTCGAGACGATCGCGCAGAAGCATGCCGCGCTCCGCATCCTGCCAGAGCACTATCCCATCGTGGGTGCCAACCTGCTCGCCTCGATCCGCGAGGTGCTCGGCGCTGCGGCGACGGATGAGATCATCGATGCCTGGGCGGAGGCGTATGGCTTCCTTGCGAATATCCTGATCGGCCGGGAAGGGCACATCTATCAGATCCAAGCTCGCACCGAGCATGGCTGGAATGGCTTCAAGTCCTTCCGCGTGGCGCGCAAGGTGCCGGAAAGCGAGGTGATCTGCTCCTTCTATCTGGTGCCTGCCGATGGAGGAAAGGTGCCGTCTTACAAGCCCGGCCAATACCTCACGGTCCGCGTGGCTGATGGTGAAGGGAGCACCACGATGCGGAACTACAGCCTCTCTTCCGCGCCGAGTCCGGATCACTTCCGGATCAGCGTGAAGGCCGAGCCAAAGGGAGCGGTTTCCGGGTTGCTGCACGGTTTGAAGGAGGGAGACGTGGTGGAGGTGGGTCCGCCATGCGGGGAGTTCTTCTTGGATCTCACGGAGCATCATGAGCGGCCCCTCGTTCTGCTCTCGGCCGGTGTCGGAATCACGCCGGTGCTGGCGATGCTGGAGTCGGTGCTCGCGGAGCAACCACAGCGGCAGGTCATTTTCATCCACGGTGCGCTCAATGGCCGCACGCATGCCTTCCGGCAGAAACTCCAGGAACTCGCCACCGGGCATCCGCAGCTCAAGCTGCATGTCCGCTATAGCGAGCCGGAAGAGAAAGACCGCGAGCGGCGCTGGCATGACAGCGAGGGCTTCATCGATGCCGAGCTGATCGAAAGCCTGATCCCGCGGCGCGATTGCGACTACTTCTTCTGCGGGCCCAAGCCCTTCATGTCGGGCATCTACCGCCAGCTTCTGGCATGGGGGATTCCCGGCTCGCAGGTGCATTTCGAGTTCTTCGGCCCTAAGCAGGAACTCGAAGCGGTGGCCTCTTGA